A region from the Acinonyx jubatus isolate Ajub_Pintada_27869175 chromosome C2, VMU_Ajub_asm_v1.0, whole genome shotgun sequence genome encodes:
- the LOC106977850 gene encoding keratin-associated protein 11-1, whose translation MSYNCFTRNCSSRPIGGHCAVPVAPVATASTQDADCLSGIYLPSSFQTGSWLLDHCQGTTCEPTVCQPTCHQQNPCISSLGQVTCSRQTTCVSNPCSTTYSRPLTFVSSGCQPLGGSSNVCQPVGGVSTVCQPACGGSRTYQRSCMSSCRRTC comes from the coding sequence ATGTCCTACAACTGTTTCACAAGAAACTGCTCTTCCAGGCCAATTGGAGGACACTGCGCTGTCCCAGTGGCCCCGGTTGCCACGGCTTCTACCCAGGATGCCGACTGCCTGAGCGGCATCTATTTGCCCAGCTCCTTCCAAactggctcctggctcctggaCCACTGTCAGGGGACCACCTGTGAGCCCACTGTTTGCCAGCCAACCTGTCACCAGCAAAATCCTTGCATCTCCAGCCTCGGACAGGTGACCTGCTCTCGACAGACCACCTGTGTCTCTAATCCTTGCTCGACCACCTACAGCCGGCCACTCACCTTTGTCTCCAGTGGCTGTCAGCCCCTGGGTGGCAGCTCTAATGTGTGCCAGCCAGTGGGAGGAGTCTCCACTGTCTGCCAACCAGCCTGCGGGGGCTCCAGGACGTACCAGCGGTCCTGCATGTCCAGCTGTCGAAGAACTTGCTAA